A genome region from Erigeron canadensis isolate Cc75 chromosome 3, C_canadensis_v1, whole genome shotgun sequence includes the following:
- the LOC122593615 gene encoding uncharacterized protein LOC122593615: MYTHTTTPISCTFPFQSHKLKLKPIYLNPSSSHLYSHFNNSRFIKFQHFNKWAHLQTCYNSLNTQKSQDPLELEQENSNMKIDGGENGGGDGGGGGKTTSFLIFLFWGGLMYYVLLAAPNQTPSTDMYLLKKLCFLIGDDGFQLNRVIVSLWNIMGLWPLVYSMLLIPSGRSSKGNVPVFPFSILSFFLGAYALIPYFVLWRPPPPAIEEGELKRWPLNFLESKLTAGVVFALGLGLIVNAGLATGDNWKEFLQYFGGSRLIHATSIDFALLSTFAPFWVYNDMTARKWSDKGFWLLPLSVVPFLGPAIYLLLRPSLSAVAVTSSLPGLKEE, translated from the exons ATGTATACTCACACCACCACACCCATTTCCTGCACTTTCCCTTTCCAATCCCACAAACTCAAACTCAAACCCATATATTTAAACCCATCAAGTTCACACCTTTATTCACATTTCAACAATTCAAGATTCATTAAATTCCAACATTTTAACAAGTGGGCCCACCTTCAAACTTGTTATAATTCATTGAATACCCAAAAATCACAAGACCCACTTGAATTAGAGCAAGAAAATAGTAATATGAAGATTGATGGTGGTGAGAATggaggtggtgatggtggtggtggtggcaaaaCGACGTCGTTTTTGATATTCTTATTTTGGGGTGGACTTATGTATTATGTTTTGCTTGCTGCACCTAACCAAACTCCG TCAACAGACATGTATCTACTGAAAAAGCTGTGCTTTTTGATTGGTGATGATGGTTTCCAACTGAATCGAGTGATTGTGTCTCTTTGGAACATCATGGGATTATGGCCTTTAGTGTATTCTATGCTGTTGATTCCATCTGGCAGAAG CTCAAAAGGAAATGTTCCTGTATTCCCATTCTCCATACTCTCATTCTTCTTGGGAGCATATGCTCTAATACCGTATTTTGTTCTTTGGAGACCGCCACCACCAGCTATTGAAGAAGGGGAACTGAAAAGATGGCCGCTGAACTTTCTCGAGTCAAAACTGACAGCCGGG GTGGTCTTTGCTTTAGGATTAGGTCTAATCGTCAATGCGGGCTTAGCCACCGGGGACAATTGGAAGGAGTTTCTCCAGTACTTTGGAGGGAGCAGACTC ATTCATGCTACTAGCATTGACTTTGCACTACTATCTACTTTTGCCCCTTTTTGGGTCTACAACGATATGACTGCTAGAAAATG GAGCGATAAGGGGTTTTGGCTTCTTCCCTTATCTGTGGTTCCATTTCTAGGTCCTGCTATATATCTTCTTTTAAGGCCATCGTTATCAGCAGTCGCTGTTACATCAAGCTTGCCTGGATTAAAGGAGGAATAA
- the LOC122591923 gene encoding uncharacterized protein LOC122591923 — MKNVLVDAFKDVAAKFGDDKVFKVCRAKMIDIFSLKDFEGKSDDDDDDELASLLVKKGVVSDDAVGDVMQSGDFVDDGIPVLVNQGENEALDGVNLDSDEVHADVQNPKADVHDKVENMSEGDKEVDDHLSDEEEVYEEELFSEWLCFDQDEESEENMSVPPKVVDQEPPSSPTVLQPAFGKRRRRPAPVLQSPYVNAKTPVNSRICHSELCVTMQMFSKLDISRT, encoded by the exons ATGAAGAATGTACTAGTGGATGCTTTCAAAGATGTGGCTGCAAAGTTTGGTGATGATAAAGTTTTTAAAGTTTGTCGTGCGAAgatgattgatatattttcaTTGAAGGATTTTGAGGGCAaatcagatgatgatgatgatgatgaattggcGTCTTTATTAGTCAAAAAAGGTGTTGTAAGTGATGATGCAGTTGGTGATGTGATGCAGTCAGGAGATTTTGTGGATGATGGCATTCCGGTTCTTGTTAATCAAGGAGAAAATGAAGCATTAGATGGTGTGAATCTTGATTCTGATGAAGTACATGCTGATGTTCAAAATCCTAAAGCCGATGTTCATGATAAAGTAGAGAATATGAGTGAAGGCGATAAAGAAGTAGATGATCATCTttctgatgaagaagaagtgtatgaaGAAGAGTTATTTTCAGAGTGGTTGTGCTTCGATCAGGATGAG GAGTCTGAAGAAAATATGAGTGTTCCTCCTAAAGTTGTAGATCAAGAGCCTCCGTCTAGCCCAACTGTTTTGCAGCCAGCATTTGGTAAACGACGACGTAGACCAGCTCCTGTGTTGCAATCCCCATATGTCAACGCGAAAACCCCCGTTAATTCGCGTATTTGTCATTCAGAACTGTGTGTTACGAtgcaaatgttttcaaaattAGATATTTCTCGAACTTAA